Proteins found in one Terribacillus sp. DMT04 genomic segment:
- a CDS encoding transposase — protein sequence MTKRNRRTFTEEFKKQIVQLYEAGNELQGINMYSTVHQMANMFLLAIRI from the coding sequence ATGACAAAACGAAATCGTCGTACTTTTACAGAAGAATTCAAGAAACAAATTGTGCAGCTTTATGAAGCGGGGAACGAATTACAGGGAATAAATATGTATTCCACAGTTCATCAAATGGCAAATATGTTCCTCCTAGCAATTAGAATATAA
- a CDS encoding IS1182 family transposase, producing MFKHYTMNEVVLPLDMERKLPEHDIAFTVKPLVESIPDEAFDGFLRDTGHPAYHPRMMMKVILCAYTQSVFSGRKIEALLRDSVRMMWLAQGYEPSYRTINRFRVNPHVKELLRQCFVQFRCQLVEDKLIEEEAIFIDGTKIEANANKFTFVWRKSIEKYSAQLVEKSNQRYEELLEKEIIPSIEREDSDSLSAQEMMQVVEGLDDKVQEYDRKINASDDVTERKHLRAERKVPKQYRKQFEDFAKRTQKYQTDMIILEDRNSYSKTDKDATFMCMKDDHMRNGQLKQGYNVQVATEGLYALAYDVFPNPTDTRTFPFMDKIEQDFFSLPNYIVADAGYGSEPNYNDIVESRNRIPLITYNQYRKEKQKKYKQDPFNVNNWEYNAKDDSFICSNNQNLPFSHLSDKQDKYGFNRTYRVYECEDCTACPLRAQCTKAREGNNRRILYNERWEQQKAYTKQLLSDKETGKIYGRRKIDVEPVFGFLKANLCFTRFSVREKEKVENELGYAFIAVNLRKYTARQVNYLFNLKNEQTKKKSPSPNTGDGDLFSMHLASYVPAYDYHVN from the coding sequence ATGTTTAAACATTATACCATGAATGAAGTTGTTTTACCGCTAGATATGGAAAGAAAATTACCTGAACATGACATTGCTTTCACTGTAAAACCGTTGGTGGAAAGTATCCCTGATGAAGCCTTTGACGGTTTCCTTCGAGATACCGGGCATCCTGCTTACCATCCTCGTATGATGATGAAAGTGATTTTGTGTGCTTATACGCAATCGGTCTTTTCTGGTCGTAAAATTGAAGCGTTACTTCGAGATAGTGTAAGGATGATGTGGCTGGCGCAAGGTTATGAACCGAGCTATCGCACCATCAATCGTTTCCGGGTGAACCCACATGTCAAAGAGCTGTTAAGGCAGTGTTTTGTCCAGTTTCGTTGCCAGCTTGTCGAGGATAAGCTGATTGAAGAAGAAGCCATTTTCATCGATGGTACGAAGATTGAAGCTAACGCCAATAAGTTTACATTTGTTTGGCGCAAGTCCATCGAGAAATATAGTGCACAATTGGTGGAAAAATCGAACCAGAGATACGAGGAATTATTAGAAAAAGAAATCATCCCATCCATCGAACGAGAAGATTCGGATAGCTTATCAGCCCAAGAAATGATGCAGGTTGTAGAAGGATTGGACGACAAGGTGCAGGAATATGACCGAAAAATTAACGCAAGTGACGATGTAACAGAACGCAAACATCTCCGCGCTGAGCGTAAAGTGCCAAAACAATATCGGAAGCAGTTTGAAGATTTCGCCAAGCGAACGCAAAAATATCAAACTGACATGATTATCTTGGAAGACAGAAACAGCTACTCCAAAACGGATAAGGATGCCACTTTCATGTGTATGAAAGATGACCATATGAGAAATGGCCAGCTTAAACAAGGCTACAATGTACAGGTGGCAACCGAGGGGCTGTATGCCCTTGCATATGATGTGTTCCCGAATCCTACGGATACGAGAACATTTCCTTTCATGGATAAGATTGAACAAGATTTCTTTTCCCTACCCAATTATATTGTCGCCGATGCCGGTTATGGCAGTGAACCGAATTACAACGATATCGTGGAAAGTCGGAATCGCATCCCTCTTATTACGTATAATCAGTATCGGAAAGAGAAACAAAAGAAATACAAGCAAGACCCTTTCAACGTTAATAATTGGGAATATAACGCGAAAGATGACAGCTTCATATGTTCCAACAACCAAAATCTCCCTTTCAGCCACCTCTCAGATAAACAGGATAAATATGGATTCAACCGAACATATCGTGTATATGAATGTGAGGACTGTACGGCTTGCCCACTGCGCGCCCAGTGTACAAAAGCGAGAGAAGGCAACAACCGGAGAATCTTATACAACGAAAGATGGGAACAACAAAAAGCGTACACGAAACAGCTGCTTTCCGATAAGGAAACAGGCAAGATCTATGGCAGACGCAAAATAGATGTAGAACCAGTCTTCGGATTTCTGAAGGCTAATTTGTGCTTCACTCGATTCTCCGTAAGGGAAAAAGAGAAAGTAGAAAACGAATTAGGATACGCCTTTATAGCGGTGAACTTGAGGAAGTACACCGCCCGGCAGGTAAACTATCTCTTCAATTTAAAGAATGAACAAACAAAAAAAAAATCTCCATCACCAAATACCGGTGACGGAGATCTTTTTTCAATGCATTTGGCTAGTTATGTCCCAGCCTATGATTATCACGTTAATTAA